Sequence from the Lysobacter solisilvae genome:
CATTCAAGCGAAAGCCGCTTTTTGGCTCGGCTAAATTCAGGCGTTAGGCCGCATGGATACTCCTCTGGACATTGCCACCTTCACGTCCGAACGGTTCGTCCCCTTCCTGCCGGACGAGTGCCAAAGTCAACCCAGAGGTATATGGCGCAGAGCTCGCCTGCTGGCTCTCTGCGGAGTTGGCCCGCCGTGGGGTTTTCACCAGCTATCCCGAGTCCGAAGACTGGGGTTGGTACATCGGGTTCATCACCGCCACGGGATCCGAGTTTGCAGTTATCTGTGGCAACGTGACGGGCACCAGAGACCGTTGGTCCCTGGTGCTTCGGCGCCATGCCAGAAAGATGTTCGGCCGTGATAAGCCGTCGTACTGCGAGGCAGGGCAGTTGATTTCCGCCACACGCGATGCACTTGAGTCTGTGGTTCCATCCTCGGACATTGAGTGGCATTTCCCGGATGCGGCCGCCTGAGTTCTCAGTGGGCGCCCTGCTGGGCGGCTCCTGCTCCACTGCTGGCAGCTCGCGCAGAACTACTCCAAGATGTGGCTTCAGACACGGCGCGGCAATTGCAGCATCCACGCGCAGGTCACCGGCCATGACAACTAGGCAGCCGCCTGACAATTCATTCAAGCCGAAGCCGCTTCGCGGCTCGGCCTAATTCAGGATTTAGGCTCATGAAGGCATCCGCACTTCTGTTCGCAAGCCTCTTCACTTCCGGCGCCGCATTGGCCCAGGTTGCCGACAACCTAGCCACTCCGGCCAGCCTGCTCCGGTATGTGGATACAACGGACGGCGTCAGCCGAAGTGAGGCCAATGACATCGCGGAAGCCTACTTCCTGCGACACGTTGGTTGCGGCAACTATTCCGGCATTGCTGAGTCTGCGGACTCCTGGGTGGTAGAGGGCGAGTTCGGCTATACCGGCGCGCCGATTCGCGGCTTCCTCATCAACAAGAAGACCGGCGCGATTGCATCGCCCGTGGGCCCTAGCTACGCACATCCCGGCGACATGCTGGGGTCCAACAGTTCATCCAAGCCGACAGCCCAATCGCTACGCGGTTGGGCTGTGGCTGAATTCTGGTCTTAGTTTGCCAGTGAGGACTTGTCGCAGCTCATGATTGAACTGAGAAGACCTCGGCCAGACGACGAGGACGCCTTCCTGAGTGCGCGTTCCGCAGTTCCTGCCGACAACCCTACATTCCTGCGGGACTACCGCCAGGAAATGACATACGTCGATTTTCTGCAGGTCCTGGACGATCATCGCACCGGGCGTGGACTGCCGCCTGATGTGGCGCCCTCTTCTTTTCTTTTCGCGTTTGACCATGGGTGCATTGTTGGACGCGCCTCCATTCGCCACACTCTCACTCCATTGATCGGGAAGGTGGCGGGACACATTGGCTACGCGGTTCTTCCGGCGTTTCGGAACCGCGGCTACGCGACGCAGATTCTTCAAGCGTCTGTCCGCTTCGCACACAATGAGCTTGGCCTGGATCACATCCTGGTCACCTGCGACGACGACAACGCCGCTTCCATTCGCGTGATCGAGAAGAGCGGTGGCGTCTTTGAGGATACTTATCAGGACGCTACGTTGCGCCGTCCCAAACGACGGTATTGGATTGACGCATCCGGGGCGACCTGACAGTTCATTCAATCCGAGATCGGCCAAACTCAGGCGTTAGGCAGACCGCAGATGCGCGTTCGCCGCATGCTCAATAGATCCGTCCACATCTGACGAGATCGTAGCCAGCGGCTCAGGGCGGCGCCTGCCAGCCGCGCACCAGGTGGCGGTAGCGCAGGTTGAGCAGCACATAACAGATCATCGTCGCCGTGATGCCCACCAGCATGCCCTGGAGCCCGAGCGGCAACGTCAGCACGAGGGCCGTCAGGGCGAACACGGCCGCGGTATTGGTCAGCAGGTAAGGCCGCAACTCGGGCACCTCCATGTAGTAGCCGTACTGCTTGCCCAGGAAGAACAGCACCGTGCCTGCGGCGGCGAGCTGGCGGAAGTCACCCGGGTCGAGGTCGTCCAGGATCGCGTGCCGGATCAGCGAGGCCAGGATCGCCAAGCCGCTGAACAGGAAGAAGTGCGAATAGAGGATCGAGTGCCCGGTTGCCAGCTTGCGCTGTTCCAGCAGGTGGAAGCTGTCGTAGTAGATCCACCAGATGGCCGAGACCATGACGAAGCCGCTGACGGCGGCGATGACATTGGACGGGTTCCAGGCGATGCCCGCCAGGGCCGCGGAGATGCCGATCACCGATTCGCCCAGCATGATGATTGTCAGCAGGCCGACCCGCTCGACCAGGTGCGGCGTGTGCGCCGGCACGACATGCAGCCGTCGGTTCAGCAGCACCAGGGCCGCCATGTCGAACACGATCCCGGCATAGAAGACCGGGTAGCTCCACGGCGGCGCCAGCAGGACCGAGCAAAGGCTGATCGCGGCGCCGACGGCGAACACGGTGCCCACCGTCGTCGCGAACCCACCCCGGTCGTTGTGCTTGCGCCTGGAGACCAAGTACATCCCGGCGATGATCAGCCGCGCGCCGCAGTAGCAGGCCACGGCCAGCGCGTAATGGTCCTGGACCCCGGCCGAGACCTGCGCGGAGATCACGATCAGCAGGAACATGATCAGCAGTGTCGACAGGCGGTGCTGGCGGCTGTCGGTGTCGAAGCGATTGGCGTAGATCGTGTGGCCCGCCCAGATCCACCACAGCGGCAGGAACATCAGCACGAAGTGCAGGAACTGCCCGAGCGGGATGTGGCCGTCATGCGTCTCGCTCAGGATCTCGCCGGCGTCACTCAGGGCGACGACGAAAATCAGGTCGAAGAACAGCTCCAGCCAGGTCGCCCGCCGGTGCGCGTCGAAGTATTTCAGGTCCTTCATGCGGCCACCGTAGGTCTTCGGGCCCTGCCATGCAATCCCGGTTGTACACGTCGATCGGGACGATTAGGGTGAGCCCTATCAATCCAGTCAAGCCGAAGCCGCTCCGCGGCTTGGCTTAGCTCAGGCGTCCGGCCTTTGCCCACCACTCGTGCAAACTTCATTAGACCGGCAGTTATCGCCGGGTTCTTGTGCATGGCGATCCTGGCGCTTAGATTCGTCGCTCATGGGTGGCCTCAAGGAAAGTGCCTTGACGAGGCTGGCTAGGCCTGCGGCGCCGCGTTGGCGGTTACGCGATGGTGGTGGGTCAGCCTCGTGTTTGGCGTTGTTGCCATGTAGCTATCTTTGCATGCGGGTCTTCGGCAATCGTCGCCAGGCTTGACAAGCAAGCCGACCACGACTTCGTTGTGGTGGCTCAACTCAGGCGTCAGGCATCAGGGGGAAAGTTTGGTGCAACTCCGACCATTCATCGGGACTGCGGTGTTCTGTGCAGTCGTAGCGTTCCTGACCGCTCAGGTGCACGCCGGCTTCATGCTTATATTTGTGGCGCCGATTCTTGCAATATGGCTCCTCTACAGCATCTACATTGCCGTGAAGCAACCCGCCAGGCGTCGGACTCAATCGATCAAGGCAGGTCTCTGGCTCGTGATGGTCGGTGGCGTCCTGCTTACTCATTGGCATTATCACAGGGCGGCGCGAGACGCGGCAGATGCTGCCGTTGGTTCGATCCTTCGTTACAGGGCGAGCCACGGGGCATTTCCCGAGTCCTTCGAGGCAGCGGGGGTGCACGGCCTTCGGAAAGACTGGCGGGTGATGTATCTGCGTAGAAAGGACGGCAGGCCCATCTTGTTCTATCCAGCAACTTTTGTGGCATTTGACAAGTATTGGTACGACTTTGAGGACCGGTCATGGGTCTATCAGCCGGACTGATGCCTGACAATGCATTCAGCCGACCGCCACTTCGTGGCGGCGGCTTGACTCAAGCGTGGCAATCAGGATGAAGCTCTCGTCAATCATGGCGGCTACTCTTCTATCGGCGACCGGTGCCTGTGCCTCCTATCAGCCATCCTCCGGCGAGTGTCACCCCGGTTACTCGGAGACCAGGCTCGGTGATGGGTCATATCAGATTCGTGTCGAAGCTCGGGGAAATTCAAGCCGGTCATCTCTTGTTGAAAAACTCAACCGGAGGGCAAACGAGTTGTGTCCCAATGGCGTCTCGGTAACCTCGGTAGTGGTCGAGGCTGGCGCATGCATGCACAGGTCCCCGCCTGAGTTCGCCTATGCGACGGCAGTCGCCAAGTGCGCTCGCTGAGTGCCAGTAATTCATTCAAGCCAAAGGCGCTTCGCGGCTCGGCTTAGTTCAGGCCACGCTCGTCCGCGGCTGATGTCCAATTGCAAGAGAGCCGCACCTGCATCGACAAATTTGTTCCGGGCCGAGAGGCTGCGGACTGTGAGTACTACTTTCCTGAAGCAGTCATTCCCCTTCGCTGGCACTAGCGCTAGAGTGCCGGCTGACAATTTGTCCATGCCGACCGCCCCTGGGTGCGGCGGCTGGAATCAGGTGTTAACCGTCACGGAGTGGTCCCAGGATGACCCGGTCAAAGATCATCTTTGCGCTGGCACTCGCTTCCGCAACAGTACTTGGTGTATTCGCCTTCGGTGCTGCAGAGCAAAAGGTCGCGCAGCCGGTGCCCGCATCGCCGGCGCCATTCCCATGCGAGCGGGTTGGGCCCGACTTCACACTTGGTTCCGGACGAACGATTGAGGAGGCGGAAGAGGAAGAGTCTGTCGTGATCGCCGACTCGGGCGGAATCAGAAGCGTGCCGTTCGGCCATGCCAATGAGGATTGGCTCAAGCTAAGGGCAAGTCTCCATTCGGGGGACGTGCTGCACTCCTTCGAGCGTGGAAGCTCGTACGGAGGGTATCTGGCACTTCGTTCTGGATGCGTTGTCGGTCAACTGACCCTATGGGTAAGCTGAGGCCTGTCGATTCATTCCAGTCGAAGCCCCGCGCGGCTCGGCATATCCCAGGCGTCAGGCCCCATGTACAGCGATCTCGAGTACAAGCTGACAGTAGCGCTGGTCGTGGGCTGGCTGCTCCTGACCTTTCTGGCCGTCCTCCTGTCACGGTTTGGTCGCTACGGCAAGAACATCGCGATCGGTGCGTTTGCTCTGCTTGCCTTAGCCATAGCCTTGTTCCCTTTTCTGTCAATTTTCAACCTGGCCTCAGCGATAGCCAACCCTGCTACGGAATACATCTCATACCGGAGGGGTTCGGACGTCGTGTTCTCTCTGGCGTCCGACCCGGCCATCTTCTGGGGCCATGCCTTGATTACCGTCATGGCGAGTTGCTGCATCCTCGTTCTCGCCATCCGACTCTGGCGCCTAAGGAAACGGGAACTTCAGGTGCCGGGGCGCATCGCATACCTGCGTTACTCGCCCTCATGCGAGTGGTACGTTTTTGAGCAATCGGACGATTCACTCGCCGTGTGGCACAAAGACCGCCGCAGCAATGCGTCCTTCACCAGGGCGCAAGTTCAATCAATGCTCCAGACAGGGAACCTTTCATCGATTCCTGGCTTTGAGTCCAGGCATCACGCCCAACTTGAGCGGGCGTTACTTGCCTGGGTTGCGGAGAAGCAGGGCGGTACCAAGGCAGCGGATCATGTTGCGTCGGGTGCGGGCTGACAGTTCACACAAGCCGGAGCCACTTCGCGGTCCGGCCAACTCAGGCGTGAGGTGCCAAAGATGCTGCGCTGCTTGCTGACCATACTTCTAGGGTGCCTGTTGGGCTCCTGCGCTTTCGAGCCTCCTCGTCCGTCCTGGGACTACAAGGCTCTTTCCGCACAGCCGACTCCCCAGCATTGGAAAGCTGGCTCAGTCTGGGCATTCGTCATCACTCCGCGATCCGGGAAGCCCGAGACACTCACATTCCGCGTAACGGGCGACCCAGCAGATACCTGCGTTTCTGGCGACTGGCGCAACCTCGAGCTTGTGGACGGGCATCCCGGCTCATTTGCCGGCACCCCGTCGAAAGCGGCCTATAGCGTCGAGGGCAGGTTCCTGTGGATCAGCCTCAACTCGAGCTGGTGCGACGCAAACGACGACGTTCGAGGCGGGCTTGACGGGGGTGCCTTCAAGGGTGAGCGCGCCGTGGGCGGAGCTACTGGCAGCTCCGTCATTGGTACAGTGCAAGGTCGGCGGGTGCGCTAGGCCGCACCCGGCATTCCATTCAGGCGTTGGCCCCCACAGCACAACCATGTCTACTCGGCCGAACAAGACTTACTCTGGCAGTTGTCACTGCGACTCGGTCCGGTTCGAGATCGCCACGGACTTCCCCGAGCTGACGACTTGCGATTGCTCCATCTGTCGCCGCAAGAATGCCCTGATGGTCAAGGTCCATGAGAGTCAGTTCCGTCTTCTCTCCGGCGAAGAGTCTCTGAGTGCCTATCAGTTCCACACCTATACGGCCACGCACTACTTCTGCAGAACCTGTGGCATCTATCCGTTCCACCGCAAGCGTGTCACACCTGACCACCTCGGGGTCAATGTCTTCTGCCTGGATGACTTTGATCCATCCAACATTCCAGTGCGTGCCACCGTCGGCGCGGGCATGCCGTGAGGCGGTCGGTGGGCGCTGACCATTCATCCAGGTCGAAGCCGCTGCGCGGCTCGGCCTGATTCAGGTGTCAGGTGCCATGGACAGCATCGCCGCAAGCCTGGCCACGTGCTTCAGCGACTTGCCCGTCATTCCAGCCATGTCGCTTCGGGCTGGAAACGCCGTGGATGGGTATGAGGCCGCGCGCCAATATGACCCGGCGATGGATGGAGTCACGCCGGAGTACCTGGAGGCGTACTTCTGGGGTATTGCGCACCTGGATAGCCAGTCCTGGCGCTATTACCTGCCCCACCTGCTGGGCTACGCGCTCCAGAACATCTCCAACCCAGCCTCCAATGCCACGGACGCCTTCCTGTTCTCGCTCCGGCCGCCGGACCGGGATCCACCTCGCTTCGGCTCCCTCTCGGGCTCCGAGGAGCAGGTGGTGGTGGAGGTGCTCGAGAAGCTTGCCTTCTCGGGGGAGTCCGCGTGGCGAGAGCCGGCTATGATCGCGCTTGAGGAATACTGGGCGCCCGGGGCCACTTACCGGTGAGCCGGCTGGCAACCAACAGTTCATTCAAGCCGAAGCTTCGCGGCTCGGCCCAGGTCAGGCATCAGGCCTCATGAAACGTATCCGCACGCCCCAAGAGAAAAAGGCACTTAGCCTCGAGAACGATCGGCGTAATGTCGTGGCCGAGAGCCAGTGGGGTGCCCGCGACGCAATCGCCAAACGCAAGCAATGGGTCAACCAATCCCATCGCAAGGCCGTGCATCAGGAGCTGTCTGCTCTGTCTGGCGCAAGCCCCGCTGATCCGGAGGCCGTGGAATCTTCCGTGGCTGCTGCGAAACGCCACAATTGGCGCAAGCATCCAGATGTGCCGCTCAAGCAGGCGCTCTTGGTGCGCCGGTCCCGCAAGTCGAGCGGCGCCGGCAATGAGCCCTGAGCATTCATTCAAGCCGAAGCCGCTTCGCGGTGGGGCTTTCAGGCGTTGGATTTGCTTGGAGTGTTCATGAGCGAAGGATGCATCTTCTGTCGGATCGTCGAAGGGATAGAGCCTGCCAGCGTTGTTTGCCAGGATGACCTGGCCGTGGCATTTGTCGACCTCAGGCAGTTTCACCCTGGACATGTGCTGGTCATACCGCGGCAACACGTTCCCGATGTTCGCGGCCTGGATGCGGCTACCGGCTCAGCGGTCATGGCCATGGTGTCCCGGGTCACGCAGGCAGTATCCGAGGCGTTTCCGAATCAGGGCATCAGTCTCTGGCACTCGATCGGTGAAGCTGCGTTCCAGGAGGTTCCACATCTGCACATCCACGTGCACCCCCGGCTTGCGGGCGACGATTTTCTGCGCGTCTACCCCCGGGCGCCGGATACTCCGTCAAAGGCGGTGAGGGACGAATACGCTGAAATGGTAAGGTCGCGATTGAAGCTTTCCGGGCAGCAAATCTAGTCATTCGTCCACGCCGCTGCCCTTTGGCGGCGCGGCTTGATTCAGGCGTTGGGAGCCATCTTGTTGCGAGGATTCCTGGCAGTGATTGGCCTGGCTTCCCTGCTGATCGCAGGGCTGTTCGCCTGCATGGCCTATTCCAATGGCAAAGCCGAGAAGGCGGCCGTGGCGGTGTGCGCCGCCGCCGTCCCGGGTCAATCCCTCAGCGCTTTCCGCAAGGCTGCTGCCAGCTATCCCAACGCGCGGCTGGACGAATTCGAGGAAGTCGTCCAGTTCACTGCAGGGGGCTTTGGCATGTACCGGACATACTGCAGAGTGCGGCGGAGTGGCGACGTGGTCGCGAGCAAATCCATGGAGTTCGTGTACGAGTAGTATCCTGAGCATTCAATCAGGGACGCAGGCAAAAGTGGTTCTGTCTGCCCCTTGTGGCACCCGCCAGGCTTGGTACCGGGAGTTCATCGTGCTGGACAAAGAGCAGGCCAGTCGCACCGCAGAAGCCGTCCTGCAGGCTGCCCTCGCGGAGCAGGCTGCCCAGACGGCAAAGCATGCCAGGCGAAAAGCGTTTGGCGGGAAGTGGACTGGAGTGGGCGCCTTGGTCGGCCTGGCTACCGGTAGCCTGGTCGCCTACCTTGTTACAGGCCGTACGTTTCCCTGGAGCATTGTGGGTATCTCGTTCGGCGGAGCCATAGGCGGGTTCATCGATCAGCGCATTCGGGCCGCCGGTAATCGCCGCAGCGGGGCCTGACATTGCATTCAAGACGGCAGTCCGATCGCCGCTCGATTGGTCTGACAGTTTGATTCAAGGCGTTTTCACGGCTCGACAGAACCCAGGCGCAAGGCATCACAGCCACCTTACCCGGAGTCCTCCATGGCAACTGACGAAATCGCCGAACTGCAAAGGGTCTTCCTGTCCCGACTCGACACGCTGAGTCACATTCTTGATGCCGGCGAGAAGCATCTCCCCGATTTCGACGCCGCCATGCAGGAACGTCTTGCTCCGGACATGCTCCCTCTCGGGGCCCAGGTCGCATTCGCATGCAACCAGCCACGCGGCCTTTCCCAGTGGCTCGCGGGAAACGCGGTGGAGAACCTGCCCCCGGAAGTGGACTCCGCGCAACTGGCACGGTCGTATATCCGTCAAACAAGGGAGCTCGTCGCCGGCATCACGGCCGGCGATGGCAAGCTGGATGAGGTCAAGCGCATTGGCCTTGGCCCGGGCAGGTACTGTGAACTTCCGGCGCGCCAGTACATCAGCGATTACCTCTTGCCGAACCTCTACTTCCACATCACCACCGCCTACGCAATCCTGCGCAAGCTCGGGGTGCCTCTGGGCAAGGCCGACTACATGAGTTTCCTGGCTCCCCATATAAAGCTCGAGGGTGCTGCCTGACAGCTCATCAAGGCCGAGGCCGCTTCGCGGCTCGGCGCAACCCAGGCGCCAGGGGGAGGGCCGCTTGAAGCAGCAACTCGTAGCATTAGGCGCCGCAATCGGGATATTCCTGGTCGCCCTTCTCCCGTTTGCATTCGGCTACTTCCTGATGGCCATGTTCCTGTTCTCGGGCCATGGCAGATCGCCACCTTTCGCCAACGAGTTGGGCTATCTCTGGCTCGCCTTGTCGATCGCCGTGCCGCTGTGGGCGGCCGTCGCAAGCTATCGCAAAGTCCTCGCTGGCGATGCGGATGCCTCGGCTTCCCGCTGACAGTCGGTCACGCCGGCTATTGGCGTGTGCTCGGCAAAGCGGACCGGGATCAGGGCGCCCAATTGCGTTGCCTGCGTCGCCGACGGCAAGGTCGCCCTTGCGGATTGCGCGGACCAGGCCCGACAATTCCTTCAAGCCGCCAGTCCTCGCCACGCGCTCGGCCTGCCCCGATCCAGACGTGAGCCCCTATGTCATTTCGTGCCAGGAAGTTCGCACCCTTCATTGGGATCTTCCTTCTCGTCATTTTCGGCTGGAACTGCCTTGCCTGGTACAAGGGCTCGCTTCTTTCCGAAATGGCAGCGCCGTATTTCCAGGCATGCCAGACCCGTTCGGGTTGCATACTCGCCCCCGAAGGCTGGAGGCCTGACGGTGCCGGTGGCTACTACAAGGGGCGCTACGATTACAGGGCGATCCCGGACAGATTCACGTTGCGCCAGCATCTGGCCACCGACGTGTGGCTGGTAGCGGAAGGAGGCAAGGGCATGCCGGTGCGCACTCGTCGAGACGTAGACTGAGTCGGTCCCGACAGTCCATCCAAGCCGAGCCGCAACTTCGGGGAGCGCCATGGCCAAGTACCTGATCTCTTTTCCAAGCGCGGCGATGGCTGTGCCCGATGGCGAACTGGAAGCGGTGGGTCGCGACGCACAGGCTGTGATTGAGGCGGCGAAAGCCGAGGGTGTTTACGTCTTCGCCGGCGGAGTCGACGAAGCCGTGCCGCCCGTGCTCGTCTCTGCTGACGGCGCGGTTGCAATGGGTGGCTATCCCTGGGCGCCCACGCTCGATGGGGGCTTTACCGTGCTGGAGCTGCCTTCGCGGGATGAGGCCGTTGCGTGGGCGGCACGCATCGCCAGAGCTTGTCGCTGCGAGCAGGAACTGCGCGTCTTCGGAACGGAGCCGCGATCCCAGGGGCAGGGGACGGATCGGGATTCCTGATCGGCCAGCCCCTGGCAGGTCATTCAAACCGTAGCCGCTTCGCGGCTTGGCTCCAGGCGTCATGACATGAACTTCAGCGATCTTCAAAAGTCAGCCCTGCAGCTCAATGAGCTCTACGAACAGCTTGAGCAGGCGAGGTATGGCCGCGTCTGGACCACGCAGGAACTGGCGCTTGGCTTCATGGGGGATGTGGGCGACCTGGCGAAACTGATCCAGGCGCACGCCGGTGTCCGGGATATCGATGACTGCAAGGCGAAGCTTGGCCATGAACTGTCGGACTGCCTGTGGTCGATCATGGTCCTGGCACACAAGTGCGGAGTTGACCTGGAGGCGGAGTTTGTCAGGAACACCAGGGAGATTGCCGCCCATGTATCCAGCGAGCTCGGAAAGTAACCGACCGCTGTCCGACAATTCGTCCAAGCCGGGGGCGCCTCGCGCCTCGACTCAATCCAGGCGCCAGGCTCGAGTGGAAAGACTCTGCCGCTTCGCGGATCGCTACAGCCAGGGCGTTGAACCCAGGGGACAAACACTCATGCACTCAGAATTCGAAGACTGGAACAACGGGTGGTACGGGCTCAGGCTTGCCCTCCGGCCGGCAGAGATCGATCGTCTGCTTGTCCTGCTCCAGAGGCTTCGGCAGGATCCTGATCAGCACTTCCACATCGCTTCCGACTACACCGGCAGCGGCGGCCTGGGGGACATCGAGGTGTCGGTTGCCTCGCAGAGCGAGGTGGATAACATGCACCTCGGCGGACTCGCGGTGGCGCCGGATTCGACCCTGCCACCGGCCGGGCACTAACAGTTCATTCCAGCCGATGCCGCTTCGCGGCTCGGCCTGATCAGGCTTCAGGCGGCCAAGACCATCATGCGGGCATTTTGTGGATTTCTTCGATTCTTCGGCATCCTGCTCGGCGCGCTTCTGGGCCTGCTTGGCCTCGTCGACGCGACCGGACTCATCCCCGACTCCGAGGATCCGGGCACGCTCGTGCAAAGGCTGCGCGTGGACGTCCCGCTGGTGATCACCGGGATTGTGCTGCTGCTTCCCTATGCCCGGCTGCGCGGCGGGCCGTACATGGTGACGTTCTGGGGCCTGGCACTGCTTTCGTTCCTGCTGGCGGGACTATCGGCCTGGGTCGTGTACCACGCGGGCGGATGGCATTGGCTGGCGGTACCGGCCACGCTCCTGCTCTTTGGGATCATTGCCGGGAACTGCTTCGTGCTGTGGTACTGGCGGCGGCATTCCCGGACCGCGTCCTGACAAGTCACTTCAATTCGAAGCTGGGCGCACATGGAGTTCATTGCACGCTTTCATGATCCTGACGAGCTGGCCCGTGTCAGGCATCTCCTGCGGTCAAAAGGCATCCCAACCTACGTGCGCGGCATCGAGGGGCGCAGCATGGGGACTCAGGACGCGCTGTTTGCATGCCTGAACCATCAGGCAGAAGATGCCAGGCGTGTCATCCACAACCCTGATTTCGAGCCCGCCCATCCCGTTGACGCCCGTGAGGTCGAGCGGGCAATGGAGAATGCGGACTACAGGGTCATCCTCAAATGGGCCATTGTCGTGCTGGGTCTAGTGGCCCTCCTGTTCGGTGCGCTCATGTACCTGCAGTTCGGCAACCGGGTGTAAGCAGGTCCAGGCAACGCCATCCAGGCGCCAGCACCGAATGGAGATCGTCGCATGCGGATCGGCAACCTCTTCGCGGGTATCGACGTGCCGGCCACCGGGGAGCGCTTTGAGGAGCTCCTCAAGCACAGGAACCTGGTCATCGAGCGCATCGTCAGCTCGGCGGCAGTGACACCGACCGAGTATGTGCAACCGCAGGACGAATGGGTGGCGATGATCCAGGGAGACGCGATGCTTGAAGTGGCCGGCACCCCGGTCGAACTGCATGCCGGCGACTACCTGTTCCTGCCTGCCGGCACGCCGCACACCGTCCGGCGTGTTTCGCAGGGCGCGCTCTGGCTGGCCGTTCACCTACACTAGTACCGGGCGCGCGGCTCAGTAGGGCGCCCTGCATGCCACGGGAGCCTGTCATGAAGCGCTTGTGGACAATCATCGGCGTAACCGACGTGGCCCGCGCCTTCGGGTGGTACCAGTCGCTGCTGGGACTGCCCCTCACGGCACCCGCGCACGTGCACTTCGGGCAGGTGCTCGACAGGGATGGGACGGTCCTGCTGTGCCTGCACCAGTGGGGCGCGCACG
This genomic interval carries:
- a CDS encoding GNAT family N-acetyltransferase, whose protein sequence is MIELRRPRPDDEDAFLSARSAVPADNPTFLRDYRQEMTYVDFLQVLDDHRTGRGLPPDVAPSSFLFAFDHGCIVGRASIRHTLTPLIGKVAGHIGYAVLPAFRNRGYATQILQASVRFAHNELGLDHILVTCDDDNAASIRVIEKSGGVFEDTYQDATLRRPKRRYWIDASGAT
- a CDS encoding low temperature requirement protein A encodes the protein MKDLKYFDAHRRATWLELFFDLIFVVALSDAGEILSETHDGHIPLGQFLHFVLMFLPLWWIWAGHTIYANRFDTDSRQHRLSTLLIMFLLIVISAQVSAGVQDHYALAVACYCGARLIIAGMYLVSRRKHNDRGGFATTVGTVFAVGAAISLCSVLLAPPWSYPVFYAGIVFDMAALVLLNRRLHVVPAHTPHLVERVGLLTIIMLGESVIGISAALAGIAWNPSNVIAAVSGFVMVSAIWWIYYDSFHLLEQRKLATGHSILYSHFFLFSGLAILASLIRHAILDDLDPGDFRQLAAAGTVLFFLGKQYGYYMEVPELRPYLLTNTAAVFALTALVLTLPLGLQGMLVGITATMICYVLLNLRYRHLVRGWQAPP
- a CDS encoding GFA family protein, with the translated sequence MSTRPNKTYSGSCHCDSVRFEIATDFPELTTCDCSICRRKNALMVKVHESQFRLLSGEESLSAYQFHTYTATHYFCRTCGIYPFHRKRVTPDHLGVNVFCLDDFDPSNIPVRATVGAGMP
- a CDS encoding DUF6714 family protein; translated protein: MDSIAASLATCFSDLPVIPAMSLRAGNAVDGYEAARQYDPAMDGVTPEYLEAYFWGIAHLDSQSWRYYLPHLLGYALQNISNPASNATDAFLFSLRPPDRDPPRFGSLSGSEEQVVVEVLEKLAFSGESAWREPAMIALEEYWAPGATYR
- a CDS encoding HIT family protein, with translation MSEGCIFCRIVEGIEPASVVCQDDLAVAFVDLRQFHPGHVLVIPRQHVPDVRGLDAATGSAVMAMVSRVTQAVSEAFPNQGISLWHSIGEAAFQEVPHLHIHVHPRLAGDDFLRVYPRAPDTPSKAVRDEYAEMVRSRLKLSGQQI
- a CDS encoding DUF1993 domain-containing protein, coding for MATDEIAELQRVFLSRLDTLSHILDAGEKHLPDFDAAMQERLAPDMLPLGAQVAFACNQPRGLSQWLAGNAVENLPPEVDSAQLARSYIRQTRELVAGITAGDGKLDEVKRIGLGPGRYCELPARQYISDYLLPNLYFHITTAYAILRKLGVPLGKADYMSFLAPHIKLEGAA
- a CDS encoding YciI family protein encodes the protein MAKYLISFPSAAMAVPDGELEAVGRDAQAVIEAAKAEGVYVFAGGVDEAVPPVLVSADGAVAMGGYPWAPTLDGGFTVLELPSRDEAVAWAARIARACRCEQELRVFGTEPRSQGQGTDRDS
- a CDS encoding nucleoside triphosphate pyrophosphohydrolase family protein, coding for MNFSDLQKSALQLNELYEQLEQARYGRVWTTQELALGFMGDVGDLAKLIQAHAGVRDIDDCKAKLGHELSDCLWSIMVLAHKCGVDLEAEFVRNTREIAAHVSSELGK
- a CDS encoding cupin domain-containing protein, with protein sequence MRIGNLFAGIDVPATGERFEELLKHRNLVIERIVSSAAVTPTEYVQPQDEWVAMIQGDAMLEVAGTPVELHAGDYLFLPAGTPHTVRRVSQGALWLAVHLH